From Lentimicrobium sp. L6, a single genomic window includes:
- a CDS encoding MATE family efflux transporter, translating into MKSYIPFYKRNLKVAIPVMLSQAGQVLVSQVDNMMVGKVGTIELAAAAFANSIFILGMVFAMGFTFGLTPLVGHVWAQKNKKDTAAFLHNSLQLNILLSVVLAVVMWVISYFFDQMGQTAEVAAMSVSYYRILVVSFIPFIVFFTFKQFAEGMADTKHAMVITLISNVINIFFNYLFIFGNWGLPAMGLDGAGYATLIARIFMPLMFLYYFMRKDQFKEYFNMALRMRPQWEKIKELIKIGWPIATQIVLEVAAFAVSGVMMGWLGVIPLAAHQIALGLASVTFMVVTGIGSGTTIRVSHQFSTKDYASMKKASYASIHMVVLIMGIMAILFAVFRNQLPWLYTSDEAVISLAAQLLIMAAIFQVFDGLQVVLLSVLRGVSDVKTAMVYALIAYIFVNIPISYVLAFTFEMGAIGIWIGFVFGIGLASVLFYFRIRKMFKRLEN; encoded by the coding sequence GTGAAATCCTATATACCTTTTTATAAGCGAAATTTAAAAGTAGCTATTCCTGTGATGCTATCACAAGCGGGCCAAGTTTTGGTATCGCAAGTGGATAATATGATGGTAGGAAAAGTGGGTACCATTGAATTGGCTGCTGCAGCTTTTGCCAATTCCATATTTATTCTGGGGATGGTTTTTGCCATGGGATTCACTTTTGGATTGACTCCGCTAGTTGGTCATGTTTGGGCGCAAAAAAATAAAAAAGATACCGCTGCTTTTTTGCATAATTCACTCCAATTAAATATTTTACTGAGTGTGGTTTTAGCTGTTGTGATGTGGGTGATATCCTATTTCTTCGATCAGATGGGACAAACTGCTGAAGTAGCAGCTATGTCGGTGAGTTATTATCGGATATTGGTTGTTTCCTTTATTCCCTTTATTGTATTTTTTACTTTTAAGCAATTTGCTGAAGGTATGGCAGATACCAAACATGCCATGGTCATCACTTTAATTTCCAATGTGATAAATATATTTTTTAATTATCTCTTTATATTTGGGAATTGGGGTTTACCAGCCATGGGATTAGATGGAGCTGGTTATGCTACCTTAATTGCCAGAATTTTTATGCCTTTGATGTTTCTTTACTATTTCATGAGGAAAGATCAGTTTAAGGAGTATTTTAATATGGCCTTAAGAATGCGTCCCCAATGGGAGAAAATAAAAGAACTCATCAAGATAGGTTGGCCCATAGCCACACAGATAGTTTTGGAAGTGGCCGCATTTGCTGTCTCAGGAGTGATGATGGGATGGTTAGGTGTTATTCCATTGGCTGCTCATCAGATTGCACTCGGTTTAGCTAGCGTTACTTTTATGGTGGTTACAGGTATTGGTTCTGGAACTACCATCCGAGTCTCTCATCAGTTTAGTACAAAAGATTATGCCTCCATGAAAAAAGCATCCTATGCTTCTATTCATATGGTCGTTTTGATTATGGGCATAATGGCTATATTATTTGCTGTTTTTCGCAATCAATTACCTTGGCTTTATACCTCAGATGAAGCTGTGATTTCATTAGCGGCACAATTGCTTATTATGGCTGCTATATTCCAAGTTTTTGATGGATTACAGGTGGTGCTTTTAAGTGTATTAAGAGGCGTTTCCGATGTGAAAACAGCCATGGTTTATGCCTTGATTGCCTATATATTTGTGAATATTCCAATCTCTTATGTTTTGGCTTTTACTTTTGAAATGGGTGCTATTGGTATTTGGATAGGTTTTGTTTTTGGAATAGGCTTGGCTTCTGTTTTATTTTATTTCAGGATACGTAAGATGTTTAAAAGATTGGAAAATTGA
- a CDS encoding methyltransferase yields MMKIERYPATTNRSLQAWNAADELMVQYYEELDIKKTNCSIYHDQFGYLTCHLAEQKPRVIINLNSQQKAIEKNIEKLKLPFSSEQFKNPLEPIDKPIEVVLMKMPKSLDLFELYLQQIHQSVKEDALVIIGFMTRNFTKQSLQIAAHYFEELEQSKAKKKARLLILRKPKPNFEKELIREVKLDEKKSLKQYYGVFSANHIDYATQFLLEHIELKEDEDKMLDVGCGNGIIAHQARELNPALEIHLTEDHYLALESAKLNLGDSSSTHYHFSDELSHFESEYFPLVVSNPPFHFEYENNIEITLSLFGEIQRILKSDGRFLMVANRHLNYASHLSKLFMKVEVKAENDRFVVYECLK; encoded by the coding sequence ATGATGAAAATAGAAAGATATCCAGCCACTACAAATAGAAGCCTACAAGCTTGGAATGCTGCTGATGAATTAATGGTTCAGTATTATGAAGAATTGGATATAAAGAAAACTAATTGTTCTATTTATCATGATCAATTTGGATATCTGACTTGTCATTTGGCAGAACAAAAGCCAAGGGTCATTATCAATCTCAATTCACAGCAAAAAGCCATTGAGAAAAACATCGAAAAGCTTAAGCTTCCCTTTTCATCAGAACAATTTAAAAATCCTTTGGAACCTATTGATAAACCTATCGAAGTAGTTTTAATGAAAATGCCCAAATCTTTGGATCTCTTCGAACTTTACCTTCAACAAATTCATCAATCGGTAAAGGAAGATGCCCTTGTCATTATTGGGTTTATGACGCGTAACTTCACGAAACAATCTTTGCAGATTGCAGCGCATTATTTTGAGGAGCTTGAACAATCAAAAGCCAAGAAAAAAGCGAGATTACTCATATTAAGAAAGCCTAAGCCTAATTTTGAAAAAGAGTTAATACGAGAAGTAAAGCTGGACGAGAAGAAGAGTTTAAAGCAGTATTATGGCGTATTTTCAGCCAATCATATTGACTATGCTACTCAGTTTTTATTGGAGCATATAGAATTAAAAGAAGATGAAGATAAAATGCTAGATGTGGGATGTGGAAACGGAATCATAGCTCATCAAGCTCGTGAACTCAATCCTGCTCTTGAAATCCATTTAACAGAAGACCATTATTTGGCTTTAGAATCGGCTAAGCTTAATTTAGGAGACTCCTCCTCTACTCATTATCATTTTAGCGATGAACTTTCCCATTTTGAATCTGAATATTTTCCTTTGGTGGTTTCCAATCCTCCCTTTCACTTCGAATATGAGAATAATATAGAGATTACGCTGAGTTTATTTGGAGAGATTCAGAGGATTCTAAAAAGTGACGGTCGTTTTTTAATGGTGGCCAATCGTCATTTAAATTATGCTAGCCATTTAAGCAAGCTGTTTATGAAGGTTGAAGTAAAGGCAGAGAATGATCGTTTTGTAGTTTATGAGTGTTTGAAATAA
- a CDS encoding nuclear transport factor 2 family protein, whose product MKSLKTGLVLLSISLFSMGLFAQSQSDSLEIKETALNYIEGYFHKDGARMEKALHPELVKRSIQKTKDGTEFIINRGATYMIMRTENNDNRHAVNPDGSIESEVIIYDIVGNAATVKVSTNQYGFIDYLHVGKFNGEWKIINVFWANLPARSDL is encoded by the coding sequence ATGAAATCGTTAAAAACAGGCTTAGTATTGCTAAGTATTTCCCTTTTTTCTATGGGGCTATTTGCCCAATCTCAATCAGATTCTCTTGAAATCAAAGAAACCGCTTTAAATTATATTGAAGGATATTTTCATAAAGATGGTGCTAGAATGGAAAAAGCATTGCATCCGGAATTGGTTAAGAGGAGTATTCAAAAGACAAAAGATGGAACTGAATTCATCATCAACCGGGGTGCTACTTATATGATTATGAGAACTGAGAATAATGATAACAGACATGCTGTAAACCCAGATGGGTCAATAGAATCCGAAGTAATCATATATGACATTGTTGGCAACGCTGCGACAGTAAAAGTGTCCACAAATCAGTATGGATTTATTGATTATTTGCATGTGGGTAAATTTAATGGTGAATGGAAGATTATCAATGTTTTTTGGGCGAATTTACCAGCTCGGTCGGATTTGTAA